The nucleotide sequence TCATATTATTCTTTCAGATAAAGGTTCCACCAAGCAATCTTATAGTGGAGATGAAATTGACATTTTACACGCACTTCGGAGGGTGGTTTAAAGTGGTGGATTCAAAACTCTACCTTAGAATAGGAGTAGATACTACCTGTGGTTCTTTTAATAGTGTTGGTTCCAGCAAGCAGGGCTAGAACATTCTCCAATGCCAAAATATTGTATTAAAACACTTGTGATGCTAACAACTCATAATTCAAACTTTAACCATGATCTATGCAGGGCTAGGGCAAAAAAATGATCTATGCAGCAAAAATTTATCTATGCCATTGCAGTGGCACTATAATTCAAACTTTAACCATTGGATAAATAAGGTGAGCTGAAGGTGATGATTTGATAATCTGTCGCTCTGCACCATATGAGAAGTATTAGGCCAGCTATTAGTGTGCCTACAACTCATTACTCATATGTTGTAAGTTGTAACAATATAAGTATGTGCAATAGATGAAGAGCATGTAAGACTTAAAATCTTGGAAAGCCTTACTGTAGTTTTGGATCCAAGCTCAGCAGAGGGATGAATGATGTTGTTTTGTGCAGAGAAAGAATATCCAGAAAGATGGCTAGCCTCTCCAATCACCTACTCACCATACGACAATTTATTAGTTGTATCAAGCAAACTATTCATCAGCAGACAAGTGTCAATTATAGAATCGTGGTTATCAAATTCTTACATCACGGTTAATGTCACTAAATGCCTGAATGGAGTTTAAACGAGCACAATATTTGCTTTCATTGGCAATATAAACACAGCATTTGTGGGACCTTTGATCATCACGTTGTGACTTAAGGCTAAGAGGTTGGGAATCCTGAAAAGTAGATGGCGCAATTTCTCGGTGTTGAGACAACCATCTTAGGTCATCTTGAACAGCACTCTTATTACTCCCGGATTCAGAACTAACTAATCCATTTCTTGACACTTCTGAACTCTGGTATCAAAGATGTAGTTGTAATGTTAGCTAGGATTAGCAAATGAATAAGAGGTATCAGTATAAATTAGCATACCAATTGGgtccttattagatatggtagaATATCTTGTCTAATGCTTTGAAATTTATCCTTTTGATCCAAAATATCCTGCAAGACAGTCCTAATAAAGGTTGGCTTATCAGAAACATTACATGtgaaaggaaaaaatatataatgaCTGTTGCCCAATCAAATGATGTTCCTGACCTTTTAAATGCATACAAGTGTGCATCCATGAGGTCAGCTCGAATTTCCATCTAAAAACATACAAAGGAATCTTACCTTAAGCATGACAAGCAAATAAAACAGGAGAAACGtaactgaaattcaatttcatatTACCTCTCAAGATGAAAAGAAAGCAAATAATGCCAGTAACAAAGAATCTTAACAGTTATCCATAGCTTGAAGGGGACCCCACGCCCCCAATAGACTTGTAATTAGTAAGTCATCAGAAGGGAAGCTATACTAGAGGAGAAAAAAGAATCAGCAATTTGATTTGAAGGACAGGTGGCATTGTAGCTTGGAGTGGCACAATAACAGTTATTTAAGGAATCCAGACCAAAGGGTTTTGTACATAACTACACTCTAAGCTATAAAAGGTTAGGCAAAGGTCAATATACCAACTAGTAATCCTCTGTCAAACTGTTATATCTGCCCATGAGATTATTAATCATCAAAATCACTCACCAAAGGTAATAATAGAACAGTTTCGCATCATCTGAAATTTCAGTCCTTGATTCTATTTGTACgtcaactccgcccatgatgaccggtcatggccggtcccaagcccggataaaggaggagggttgcgtcaGGTTGTCAGCCAGcatcaaactatggcaaatatttcatgaatgaatccattaaactattgtgctaatgctaggttgttccccggaaggaacgcgttgcagggtccgactgtaacgtctcggcaaggaccgccacatctccagaactcgggtgtagtgataaatatgcaagagttcgcgttacagggtccgactgtaacgtctcagcaaggaccgctacatctccatgagaacttgggtgtagtgttaaataggcaagagttctcacaccataggttagataagaacaaatatgataggaaaactaataatctaagatttggaacatggaacataagaactctcactggtaaatcaatggaggtagtagatatgatgattaggagaaaaattaatattttgtgtgtacaagagacaaaatggacaggtgagaaggcaaagatgatagagaactcgggttttaagttatggtacattggaaagagtaaaacaagaaatggagtgggtattattgtagatagtttgttaaaggatgagtagttagaaaaggggatagaattatagcccttaagataatagtggcgaaagaaactatgaacataattagcgtatatgcaccacaagtaagattagatgaagctaccaaattaaggttttgggaggacttagatgaaatattacaaaatatttcaccaaatgaaaggattttaataggaggtgatctaaatgggcatgtcggagtgaaaaatgaggaatatgagagagtacatgggagctatgggtttggaatgagaaatgaggaagggaaaattatattagattttgcgatagcatatggccttatattagctaatacgttttttaagaaaagagaagaacacttagtcacattcaaaagtgggaataataaatcgcaaattgactttcttatggttaggaagaaggatagaaagatttgtaaagattgcaaagtcatccctggagaaagcttaactacccaacatagggtagtagtgttggatatatgccttaaacatagtatcaatagaaagaaaatatatacaattcctagaattaagtggtgaaagttaaaggatgggaagcaacatatatttaaggagaagatagaagtacaagcattaggtgaaatatatgatgactctaatacaacatgggataagatggtatcaaagttaaaaatagtagctaagagtgtcctcggtgagtcaaaggggcatgcaccgctaagtaaagaatcttggtggtggaatgagaaagtacaagagaaagtgaagaaaaaacgaatagcttataaggaattatatatttgtaagaatgaggaaaactttaaaaaatatacaatagccaagaaagaagctaagaaagtggtgagtgaagcaaaaaatgaaacttttgaacggttatatcaaaaattggatacaaaggaaggggaaagagacatttatagaatagctaaagtgagagaaagaaaaacaagagatcttagtcaaataaaatgtattaaagatgaatgtaatagggtattagtaaacgattaaagagcggtggaagaggtattttcatcaacttttaatgaaggtttaggagaccaacttaacttgggtaatttaattaggtcaaatgagcatcgaaatttaaatttttatcgtagaattcaaacttgaagtaaaacaaactttaaatgagatgacAATGGAAAAGCTGTTGGAccaaatgatattccgatagagtgtggaagtgcttagggaaacaaggtattgaatggcttacaaaattatttaacatgatatttaaAGCGAAAAAATGTCGATcgatggaggataagtactctagttcccttatataagaataagggagacgtacaaaattgtgcaaactataggggtattaaactaatgagtcatactatgaaactttgggaaaagtaatagaaaaagattaaggaaggagaccacagtgatagaaaatcaatttgggtttatgcttggaaggtcgacaatagatatacatcttcttagacaattaattgaaaaatatcgggagcaaaaacaagatctacacatggtattcattgacttagaaaaagcgtatgatagagtcccaagagaaattatatggcgaattttagaaaagagaggtgttagcgtaacatatattgaactaattaaggatatgtacgaagaTGTAACGACCAAAGTAAATACTTCAGACggagtaactgaaacatttccaataaagatagggttacatcaaggatcagctctaagtccctatctttttacactaattatggatgaactcactgcgcacattcaagacacagtaccgtggtgcatgttgtttgcagatgatattattttggtagatgagacacgtgaaggagtaaatgctaagctagaatcttggagggaaacactagaagggaaaggttttaagcttagtagattaaagacagaatatatggaatttaagtttagtaatattagaagtaatgaaacaattgttaagataggagaggacgagttgcctggaaccgagcgatttaaatatttaggatcatttttacaaaatgatggagggattgagagagatgtcttacatagaatacaagcaggatgggtgaaatggaggggagcgtcgagtgttttatgtgaccgtaaagtacctcttaaacttaaaggttagttctataaaaccgcagttagacctgctatgttatatggagctgaaggttgggctatgactcgagcacacgagcaaaagataagagttgcagagatgaggatgttaaggtggatgtgtggacatgcaaagatggacaaaataagaaatgagagcattagagagaaagtcgaagttgcatctattgagggaaaactccgacagacacgtttaagatggtatggatatgtacctagacgaccaataaatgctccagttaggcgatgtgaaactatgataaatatgcagatcaaacgaggaagaggaagaccaaaaaagacttggttagcaacaataaaacaagataaaatatatttaaatatagatgatgatataataggagatagagctcaatggcgtaaaaggattcatacagtcgaccccacctagtgggaaaaggcttggttgttgtttgaTTCTATTTGTACGTctctttccttttcattatttGACAGACCAAAACACTATCTGGTGGAGGATCTTCCCAGAAACTGATGTTTTGCTTtttcttattcattttttttcaaaatgataaatAGTTACCTCTGATTAACTCATAGTCATATCAAAATTCTTAAATAATCAAGCATAAGCAACTAAGAACCTAATATATATAACAGTTGTCTAAGTAATCCAGGCTTATTGCCAACACCAAAATTTAATATAAAGAATTTTCATCAAAATGAATGTCCAACATCatactttttttaaaatttttgtcccTGCCCacaatatttattttccttttaagtacCGTGAGGACCAGAAAGTGGCAATTTCTCACAGAGTTGATTACCTTAGCCTCATTAGTTGCAAGTATATGTGGCAAGGTTTAAACTTTAAAGCATGGTTTGAAACATTGTGTCATGTCAGATTAAACGATTGAAACCTATATTTTAGTAGATTCATGAAATTTGATATTGATTGGCATGAAAAAACTCTTCAATGTCACCAGTACCAATGAGTATTGTATTGTGCCAACTTTCTGCATGCTTTAGCAAGCCATGTCAAAATGAAATTCAACTAATTACCATagtgttatttttaaaataaggtgAGTGGAAAAAATATATGAATAAAACTTATATGAATTCATTTCAATACgcattaaaataaaaatgaataaagCAAATTTTTATCCAACTGTCTAAtgatatagttttaattttttggagtaaaaataaaagaatcaaagtaGAAAAACGATTCAATGAGCAAAAGTCACTTGAGTTAATCTTGGCTCAATTCACTTGAGTTAGCATGGTACAACAAAATTTTACCATAATCAGCAATCTAATTGCTAGTCTTATTATCAACTAAGAAGAATGAGATTGAAGggcaaaaaatttttaaattcattTCGGCATGCTTTCATGTGCGTTGAAGCATATGATGAGCATCTAGAAAGGTGCCAAAATTGTAAGAAATCCACTTTGGCATGTGATAAAGCATATGCATAAGTCATTTAATCATCTtccaattattttttttacttaaaaaaatataattctatCTATAAGatagttaaatttaaattgaggTGTAGTCATGTTTACTTCATAagttttactatattattttttCCACTTGGTTTTTTACTTTCTGAAATAAGAGTATAGAAATTAGATAATTGAATTAGAATTTtgagaaaataaattataaaaaatagtggTATTCAGATAAATTCATCTCGACATGCATAAGTCCACGCCTAAGCATATCGAATTACAACACAATACAATATACATTAGCACAACGACAACACGAGAAATTGCTTATGCCAACTAGTGTCAAGTTTTGGTAATTTACCCACAGTTGGTGTTGTCTAGCAAGAAATGAGATTTTTGACTATCATGTGGTTACATTTGTGGCTTAAGAGAATAATAACAAACCTAAATCTGCACAAAAAGGCTGCCCAAGTAAaaccaaagaaataaaattagaagataGCATATTAAAATCCACCATCATCATCAAGCTATATTATCACAATTGGCCAGCTATATAAATCTCTTCATTGTTAATTTACCATGACTCCATAAAATCACAAATCAGAACGTACCTGTCCCACTGCCTGAAGAATTCTCTTTTGAAGTCGAATATCCTTTTCCACCTCAGCTCCTGTTGCCATGTGTAATAAGTATTGTCTTGTAGGATCCAACCCAATGATATTGTGACGGACTGGTTTTTTGGCTTTCTCTTTTCCTCCAGAAGTCCCACTATCAGACGGACCACTTACAGGAGAAGAGCACAACAAAGTTGTTACTACTGCACCATGCCTTCGATGAGTTGCAGCAATAGCCCCAGGAGGCACATCAGTAACAAGATCACCACTTACAATCTAAAAATAAACATGATttaattcaaaagaaaaaaaaaagtttttcttGTTTAATGTCAATGAAAATTGAAGAATACCAGAACATCATTGGCAGTAAGGTAAGAAGATATAGATCGCAAAGCTCCTGCAGTTCCAACACCCTCAGGAACAGCAGCTACCTAAGACAATAGAATGAGATCCCAGAGAACTTAGTGCACAAACTCACACTGTAGTAGTTAATAAGATTAAGGTAGAAGCAATATTCTAGAAAGTTAATCTGATTTATTAGTTACAGTTCCTTCCAACTTGTAGGTTATCATATATGACCTATAATGCTCCAGTtcctaactttaaaaattttctcaAGTTCATCATTCTCAAGCCTTCTGATCTTTTATTTGGTAAAAGTGATTATCTGTCCAATAGATACCATCCATGACTCAACAAATAGGACATATATAGGGCAATTAGTCACACACACAATCAATGTACTCACTGTGATCCTTTTGCTAAGAATCAAACTTATTGTCAGATGATAAATCGTTCAACTCTCTGATAGTTCgtacaaaattagaaaaaaaatcaacAGGCACAACTAAGTGAACTTCTGATATTCAAAAGTTCACCAATGTGTGAACAAACTACATCACCAAGATGAATGCTCTTCAAATTACCAAAATAACTACAAAAAAACATATGGCATGATGCACGATATGACATCCAAAGCCATTTGATTCTAGTGTTATTGAACAGCCAATAATAGATATA is from Zingiber officinale cultivar Zhangliang chromosome 7B, Zo_v1.1, whole genome shotgun sequence and encodes:
- the LOC122005017 gene encoding translation initiation factor eIF-2B subunit gamma-like; the protein is MTRMDFEVVVLAGGASSNLSPLVSQELPKALLPVANRPVLSYVLELLEGSNLKDLIVVVEGEDAAQLVGGWISGAYADRLHVEVAAVPEGVGTAGALRSISSYLTANDVLIVSGDLVTDVPPGAIAATHRRHGAVVTTLLCSSPVSGPSDSGTSGGKEKAKKPVRHNIIGLDPTRQYLLHMATGAEVEKDIRLQKRILQAVGQMEIRADLMDAHLYAFKRTVLQDILDQKDKFQSIRQDILPYLIRTQLSSEVSRNGLVSSESGSNKSAVQDDLRWLSQHREIAPSTFQDSQPLSLKSQRDDQRSHKCCVYIANESKYCARLNSIQAFSDINRDVIGEASHLSGYSFSAQNNIIHPSAELGSKTTVGPQCMLAEGSKLGDKCSVKRSVIGRHCRIGSNVKIVNSVVMNHVTIDDGCSIQGSVICSNVQLQERVVLKDCQVGAGYIVTSGSEHKSESLARK